DNA from Prunus persica cultivar Lovell chromosome G6, Prunus_persica_NCBIv2, whole genome shotgun sequence:
CTCTCGCGGTCGAGATGCCCAAAGAGAACTAAGTGCTCGTAATCGTCCATAGTACTCGCCGATTACAAGGAAGCATCGAGCTGCCTGACGAACTGTCAAAATCCGGCGCAATTGATGAAGGGTTTGTTGTCTCAAATTATCAGCCTAAGTACAATTGGGACACGCAAATAAAGAGTTACTTAATTCTCAGGACGACCAAATGAGCACAAGAgacacaaaagaagaaaaagcatgTTTGATTTTGTAAATAATATAAGATTAAACAAGAACCATGATGCATATGTAGACCGTGGAATGGGTCCCCAGTGCAAGGTCACATGGGCACAGCCTTTAAACAACATTTCAAACaagttgaaattggaaaaactTGTTCCATCTATGAATTTGGACTGTTCCAATCAtggtttagaaaaataatacaacatattcaattaatttattacttatatttgccatctgaattttaaattcaGTCGATAGGTCCAGCTAcggttttcatttcaacaaacATCACACTCAAACCTACCTCCGAAAGAAACATTTGGGATGGAAAAACTAcaccaaaaccctagcattcAGCATCTTGATTGACACCCTAGCTAAAAAGAAATACTGGTGCACCCCAAAATTATGGGgtttatgaaattatgatGACCCAATAAAGCCAACTACATACGTGGCAAGCATGTAGAGGATGTGACCAATCTATTATCTGTATAATATCATATATCATCTGTCTGAAAATTTGACCAAGAGCATGATAGTGACAGCCCTGATGAATGGAAAACTTCATGGTCAATTGGGATATTCATGATCATCAAGACCATCACAGTAGATATTTATTGAACGGTTGGATGAACATGGAAATGATAAAAATGTAGATACAATGTTTAGTTGACTATAGTATGGAtgtttccatttttatttctttaattagtAGGAGCTTGAACTAAAAGTCAATTAAAATGTTAAATCAAGGTGATGTgtgtgaaaatgaaagcccTTGGATTCTTACCCTTCAGGTGTAGGTTAGAGAATGGCGGCGCAAAACAAGAGGACAGAAGGAAGGaatataatgaaaaaaatggaCTGGTTAGAAGAATTCAGATCAACTACCATGTTGATGTCACCTACCCAAGTTCTATCTTCAACTCTTTGTGGTGTGATGAAAAGATCATACACCTTCTTAATgttaaaacaataattagCGTGACTGACTGGTAGTCGTTGAAACCTATAATAATGCGCCACAACTATAAAAATAATCGCCGCCCTTTTAGTAAAGATAATCTTAATCTTGTTCAAGTGGGTTCCATTTCCATCAACTATTTGTAGATTCGTCACGCAAAATCTAATCAGTCCTCGGATATTTTGAAAAGTGGGTTAGTCTAGGACTTATAGAACGGATTTTACCTAGACATCGATATGTATCGGTCAAATCTGGAAAATGCAATATGAAACTTTTTAATGCTTTTCAGAAATCGACTGAACGAGACACCACGTTTTACTCTCCGACACAAATTCATTTTCAAAAAGCACCAGGCAAGCATgctaataaatatatataataatagctatatatatataaataacctcCTAGGGTTCAAtagaaagaagaacaaaatgaCTACTGCATGTTATAAAACAATTCTTAACAAAaagattaattatatatatgaagtaCATGCTTGACTTTGCGTGATGGATGCAAAATGAGCTTTGATTTTCCATGGtcaaatgaataaaataatgctATGTTATTTATTTCTCATGATCATGTTTGTTACTACTTTTATTTACCTGGCGAACGAAGCCTTCAAGATTAGTGAGCTTGCCCAGAGCCACGGCCATCTGTTGCATGCCGTCGATGACTGGCCCACCGGCAATGGTGTCGACCAGAGACTGATGAAGCTGCTCTAGACCTTGAGTAAGTGCCTCTTCTGCTTGTTGCGAGGACTGCTGGAGGCTATATATCCCCATGAATTGCTGTTCTGTTAGTGGGTCTAACTGTGCTGTTAACATCTGATTAATAACAAAGAGAAACACCCATTAAGTAAAACAAGTGAAAAGTGAAGGGCAATAAGATTATTTAACCATAATTCATAATATATTGTAAGCGATATCATATAACCGGCGCATACAATAATTTATCCTAAAACTGTTAAAAAGGGGCAAATAATTAACTTTTGCATGATCAAAttgaaatgtttttatttcaatCCTAGCTAGTTAAgctctgatatatatatatatatatatatatatatatatgataataaTTCGGAATAAATAGTTGTGTGCATAAACATGGAAATAAACCCAAACCTTGATGAGCTCAGAGGGTCTAAAACCACCCATCCAGAGGAAGCAACGCTCAGCTGGGGTAGTCCACATTCCAGTAATGAGGTGGAACACATCAGATTTAGCAGCCACTCCCTTCAGCTGGAAAATTTCATCATAGTGTGAAATGTATCCATCCACAATTACGCGAAGATCACTATCGGATAAATGTGCCTGCAACCCTGTTCGGAGCTCCGACATGTGCCGGTGGTCGTCTTCTAGCCATCTTGCATATTCCATGTCAAATATTGCAGCacctaaaaaaaacaataacaaaataaataaataatttataacCAATATTACATGATCATGGCCAATTTTCTGCGAAGAAAATAAAgcacatattttattttaaattatatttatatttattaataattgTTTGGTGAAAAGAGTACATTATTGTGCTAAAAGTTGAAAAGTTATAGCACGGGGGGGTTTAAATAATGCATGCACAGATAAAAGTtaaaccattaaaaaaaaaaaaatcatttttataaatatgaaaGATCTGCTCCATTTAAAATACATGCCACAATTTTTCTCCATCATTTGGTCAAACTCCATATTTGACTGGAAGCTTCAAtgttaaaagaaatttaaatttttacatttatcaactttttttaatttctaaaaaaaattacataaaaagGTTTTTTTGTCAAGAAACTCACCTGAGCTGATATTGCCAagaccaccaccacaaccacccaaGAACAACCcctaagaaaatattttttaaaataaaaaaataaaaagaaaattcaataccattaacaaaataaataataaatcttaactgttgtaattttttaagtcagaaataatttttcatagCTTTTAAATAAAACCTGAGCGCGCGCTCTTTGAAGGTCTTGTTCTAGCTGGGTAAGCTTTATCCTGCTTGTCTCTAGCTGTTGCACATAAGCCTAATGACAAGGAGAGAATGGaccattaaaataataattaagctAAATAAAGTAGCCGGGAAAttagatatattttttttaatgtgtgTGATTTGATAACTGacatttaccttttttctgagACGGCTTTTTCTTGCAGCTTCTCTGTTTTGAGCTAGACGTCTCAATGTCTGAACCAATGAAAGGTACTTCAGTTCAAAGTTGATGTCAAAAATTGTGAAAgaagaaatgcaagaatattGTTATGTTGAAAACCTTAGCATCAAGTTGTTTATTCTCTGATGTTGAACCAGCTCCCTTCCTCTGGAACATTGAAAACATGAATAAGaaaaaggggagagagagagagagagagagagagttttgatTGAGTATGGAAATAACCACATGGAATAAAttaccaaaataaattaagaaattgTTTTAAGGTTGGGAACAAGGAGACATGAGGAAGGTGGCATGGCATCTCTATCTCTATTtggtttttaataaaaaaaaaagaagatggaaattgaaggaaaaagaagaagaaaaaaaaggttatgcttttatgtatgCTTGTATAGTTGGATTAGACATGTATGCAGAATCATAGGGGAAGATTCCATGATTTGATTGAAACAAAACCACAACAATGATTAGAAAAGCTCACAGAATTTCCAGGAAGCATTTCTGATTTGTGATGCTAATGACTTGAGTGCTGCTCTCGAGGCAAGTAAATTTGGGTTTCTAATTTCAAAGTGGATTTTTGAAGGCGAAAGAAACAAGAAGTTTTGGTTGTGTTATAGACAAAAAACAGTGAGTAAAGTGGGGCATATTTATTATAGGCAAAACACAGTGGTAACTACTGTGAAGATTCtcacttttccttttcttttattattatttttataagtttGTGTGtacaaactctctctctttcttgtgTCAGACAGCTTATCAGAAAATCGTTCAGAAATAAGGTAAACTCTgtctttctttgattttctgagTTTTGGGATCTGTGCTATAatatttggagagagagagagagagagagagagagagagagagagagagagagatgaaaacagtaataataacaataaagaTGCCAACTTTTTCCTCAGTTCTGGGGATATGGGATGATATGATATGAGAAAGAAATGAGAGATTACAGTTGCAAAACAGGAGGAGTTTAATTTAAAGAACCTTTTCCTGGGATGGTTTGGCAGCTGATTGACTTTGTGAAGCTCCTACTCCTACTGCTCCTCCTCTTGAACTGTCACTTATTGCCATGTCTTGAGCCTGCAATTGTTGCTGCTGTTGAAACTGTAGATGCTTCTGATCAAAAGTCTGTTGGTGATCTGAGGAAGATGCCTTTTTACTGATTGGAGATTCTGGCTCCAACTGGCCACCCTCTCCCTTGCTTGTGAGAGTGTTCACTTGTGATCCTGAGTCTGTGCTTTCCCCTCCTGACTTCGAACTTCCCTGCCATTTCCAAAgcaaaaattaatcaaatttccATCTGGGTAATTATGAAAATCactaaaacaaaattttttaaaaaaaaggaaaaacccaatttgaAAATTGTGAGAGAATAGATTATGGATGGAGATGGTCAAAGCTGTACCCTTGGGGTTTGGTGGAATCTCATTGGCCAAGAAGGGAACATTTCCAGAGTAGCAGCAGGCCTGCCTGTGAATAAAGCTGCAAAGAATCACAAAAGCCAAATCTCAGAGGATCACCAAAATAAAGACTTGCAAGATTTTTTCAAAGCATCAAAAGGTGTTGGGGGAGGGAGGACCTAATCCTCCTTTTCTGCAGTTATGGAGTCAGTAAAAAATCATGCTAAAGGTTTCTAAGTTTGTAGCCTCACGCCATTCAACTCTCGTCTCAGAATCATTACTGTATTGGAAATGGTAACCTCCACCCCCCCACCCTCTCTATGCTTCCAGTAGACATATTCAAACCCCaccccccctctctctctctctctctctctctctctctctgctttctAAAGAGGTTGGTTATGCTTTATCAAACGTCACCAAAAGCAGAAATGATGATAGGTGTAGAAGCATACGTGCTTGAGCTTCATCATTTCTAACTTGCCGCGCAATTGCTTCTTCCAGCTCTCCAAAATCAAAGGCAGATCCTTCTTGATTGCTAGCAACcaacaaaagaagcaaaaaaaaagaattaatagcccatgtcaaaagaaaaacatgaacagatcagagaaaaacaaacagcaaaaaaattaatcaaattggaaaagtaaaagaaaccCAAGTGGAAATTAGTCTTGAAATTGCAATATTTGAATGAAAGTTTGGAAATTGATGTGATATCATACAGAAAACTGGTTGACGGAGCATTCATCCCATGAAGAACAGCATAAGGAACATGGTGATTTGAAGGTCCTGATTCTGATAAACCAGTAGCAGTCTCTCCAACTCTATGACTCGCCATGCAAGATTTTCTCAGACCATTTTCATCTTTGTACTCCAAGAAGAAGCTGGAATCGGGACATGTGGCAGAAATGAAAGCCATAGTTAAGAAaactgttgtttttgtttttgttttttttttttttcagttagCTAGAAGAAACAGAGGACTTGGGAATGGGAAAACAATTTCCCAGGAATTTCACTTCTCTCTTTACCTCAATTGTTTTGCTTTAAGATGCCTAGACCAAGTGTATATGGAGCAAAGAACTTGAAAGAGACATATAcacaaagcaaagcaaagcagcaAAAGATCAAAGGATATAATCTAAAAGAAACCACAGGAGAGAGAGGGTCCAGTaagtctctctctcatttatgTCTCTGTTTGCAActtttgatctttttttttctctctctctctctctctctgaggaGGGTGTCTCTGTCTCCTTCTTTCTCTACTTCTCTATGAAGAAAGCTAATTGATTACTCTGTCTGTGTTTGGGGTTGCTTTAtcacccttctctctctctctttagtAAATATTATCAGATTTTGAAACTCATCCCATGGTACAGAAAATCTTGTCCTTGCAAGACCTGTCTCTCAGCTCAGGCCTCTTGGGTGTGTGGGGtttgaaaacagaaaattttaaaaaaagatatattataatattaaatgaggaaaaaattaaagaaattaaaaataaaaattgaaaaatcataTGTGGGGTCTTTGGCAGGAACCCACTGGAATCACTGACTCCTactccactctctctctcttctaacCGCCTGTGCTATGCCAttggttcttttttattgTGCTCTTCAGAGATGCAAGTACTTACAGGATAAATAACAATGAATTCATCATTTTTATATGAGATGAGACAAGGTTTTCTTTCACAAAAGATGGTAAAAGGTGAGGACTGAGGAGGAAAGGAAAAGCTGCAAATGGGTTTTCTGTGATCTTTTTTCTAGCCCAAAAGAGGGGATGGAGTTTATTTCTGACAACTTGGGGGTAGGGGTGGGGGGGGGCCTTTGAGAAAGagaggtttttaaaaaaatatttgtaaagTTTTTTGCTTATACCATTTTCAACTAAAACATTAGAATATAATAATCCGCAAGCAAAGCCCACTTATGTGTATTTAATCCCTGCTTCTGAGATGGATTTGTTTGGTATTATTACCTTTGTTGATGGGTCAACCTCCATTCCCTGTCATTACCTAAAACCATGGCTCATTAAGATTCCTTACTATTAATAGAAATATGTTTATCTGAGTTCTAGCCAGGGGGTCTAATGTCATGGCTGATTGATTGAGTTTGCCTTCATAAACTACTCCTAATTCCAACATTAggtgtatttttttgtttctttttagtGTGTACCAAACCTATAGTTTCTTTGAAGAGGTACAAACCCAATTAAAACTGTCattagaaggaaaataaatatagattAATAGGACGTTTAGTGCAAAAAAGAATAGAGGAAAAGATGTGATTAAGAATTATATTCACATTAATTTAAAGTTAAACCCACATTATTgaggaaaatatataaatatatatatagagagagagcgagattGTAATGGACCCATGGCCTTTTTAATTAAGAGATTGATATGTATATaacattaatattttatgtCATGCTCATCTACTACCTTTCGTAATATGCCTTCTACCAATTATTCCCTTATGATATATACCAatgattggtttttttttttaaaaaaaaaaataaaaaaaagggggtgTTTGGtttaaattaagaaatattCATGGATTAGGTAAATATGTATTTAAGTCATGTTTTTTCCCCCAATAAACCTTGCAACATGTTGTTCATATGAGAGATCGCTCAAGCAGACTTTGTCAGATAATTATGTATTACATAGATCTTATATTCCCCCTAATTGTAGTTCTTTATATGTCCTTCTGCTTGTGTGGAAACAGCTGATTGGGTGGGCTCAAATTCTAACTTTAATTATGGCCTTGTAGATTATGTTAAACTGGATTTAGTCATAATTGCTTGTCACCTAAGCAATAAGAGGACTtagattaaaatatattaatgtagTTGTTTTTATAGTATTATTCGCTTGAATTGAACCAGACCCAACTTGCATTTTATTATTAAGACATCATTTAATTGCATGCGTGTCCACATTTGTAAGGTTACATGTATCTTCTGCTTCTTTATAGGTAAAATGCACAGATTTAGTAGGGGTATGCCATGAAAGGTAGCTGTGTTTGAGGTAGATCCTAGCGTTGACCTTTTACCAAAAACAATAAGATTATTATGTTGGCCAATGATTAGCAGTGAACCCAATTAAGATAGTAATTATGAATTCAATCATGATTAGCAAAACTCATGAGCAAAATCTAAGAAACTAACTGTAATTATGTTTCTTAATTGCAACATGTGACAAATTAAGTTCCCTAATTGTAATGAATTGTTACTTTCTTATCCCATGGTGTGTGATGCATGCTGCTATTGGGATTGGAAGGACTTGGAAGTCCAGATGTTGTTAAAGTGGTCATCAAGTGCAGCGGTGGCATACGCATAATACAAATTTGCACAccagaaaagagagagaaactgcGCATACGGTTTTGTATTTATTGCAGAGGGGAATAGCCTTGGattataaaaaggaaaatttataTGAGGACTAGGAGAGTAGGGTAGTGAGTTCCATTGGCCGACCAGTACCCTATCTCACTGAGCGGTAGCTTGCTCACAACCTTCCCCCACAAAACACTCATCTGAGTCGTAATTTTTAACACATCTAAAGATTCTAGACACAGCTAACGAGATCTAAcctaatgaaaaataatattgacTTGCATATGATCAATATCTATTTGAGTGGATTAAGCACAAATCACTGACCGGCTaaggaaatgaaattttcaaaTCTAGAAACTATCATTGGGTCTGACCATTTTGCCTTGGACAGTTGGGAACATTATATGATCCTTTGCAAGATGGCAAACGACACCAAATTTGTTTACAAGTTTTAAATACAAAGTCTCAAGCTGAAGCATTACATGACGATTCAATCTAACAATACAGATTCAGCATATAAGGTAACTGAATTAAAACTTTCTCACTTCTAATCCAATTTTATGATCTCATAAttatattgaataaaaatataaaaaaactttacaCAAGTTTGCAGAGTAACACCATAATAAGTTATGATTCAAGGAACCACCACTAGGATGCTCACAAGCAAGTTAGCGCCGGTTTGAAAAATGTATTTGTTGGAACAACAAATAAGTCTGCAATCAATGCAATGCTTGTATACTCAAGTACATGTGAAACTTCTGTGCAACAAAAATCCATAATCATCAACATACTTCAAAGACAAGGGCAGGCTTTGGTGGCCATGATCAGATTTAACAGAGCGTCTTCCCAGGGCCTCCAAATGTCTTTTGATCAGAAAGAAACACGAGAATAAGCACTTGACCATCAGGCTCTTTCTATTGTATGTTGGAAGTTCACAGATTtttgcaaacaaaacatatCTAGATAAATGTGACTGATCCACAATGACTAGAAAACCTGTAAGTAGAACGCATCCTTTACGACCGGCTTATAAGAGGGTCTCATGTTTATATGTTGCATATCTTAAAGGTACCAAGGCAATGTCAAAGTAGGCTAACACTTCATCTCAGAGCTAGGGCTGGAGCCACTCAGCTCTCCCATTCTACTTCGGGCAGGAAATGCAACTACGTGAACCCATCATCCCTGCAGTACACCTGCCCTATAGCTAATACCATGCTAAATCTATCAATAGAACACATCCATAAAATCAGCTTACAACACATCTCAAAGGTACCCAGGCAATGTGGGACTCTGCTAATGCCTAGTGCCAACTTTTTATGCAATTAGCACCTCAAGAAATACTCCAGAAACGGTGGGCACGACTGGCCAAGTGGCCTTTATATTCCCGTCCATGTTAGAAAAGAGATTGCCAGAgcacaacaaaaatatatctcaacagactttttaaaaagtctTAACCACCATAATTTTGAGTAGGAATCTTTCACTCTATGGTCTTAGAACTATAACCATTTCACATAAAAGTTTTCTGGCTGTTCAAAACTCAGAAAAAATGCCATATAAT
Protein-coding regions in this window:
- the LOC18774208 gene encoding transcription factor TGA9 isoform X1; this translates as MAFISATCPDSSFFLEYKDENGLRKSCMASHRVGETATGLSESGPSNHHVPYAVLHGMNAPSTSFLNQEGSAFDFGELEEAIARQVRNDEAQAPLFTGRPAATLEMFPSWPMRFHQTPRGSSKSGGESTDSGSQVNTLTSKGEGGQLEPESPISKKASSSDHQQTFDQKHLQFQQQQQLQAQDMAISDSSRGGAVGVGASQSQSAAKPSQEKRKGAGSTSENKQLDAKTLRRLAQNREAARKSRLRKKAYVQQLETSRIKLTQLEQDLQRARAQGLFLGGCGGGLGNISSGAAIFDMEYARWLEDDHRHMSELRTGLQAHLSDSDLRVIVDGYISHYDEIFQLKGVAAKSDVFHLITGMWTTPAERCFLWMGGFRPSELIKMLTAQLDPLTEQQFMGIYSLQQSSQQAEEALTQGLEQLHQSLVDTIAGGPVIDGMQQMAVALGKLTNLEGFVRQADNLRQQTLHQLRRILTVRQAARCFLVIGEYYGRLRALSSLWASRPRESMISDDNSCQTTTDLQMVQPSQNHFSSF
- the LOC18774208 gene encoding transcription factor TGA9 isoform X3; its protein translation is MASHRVGETATGLSESGPSNHHVPYAVLHGMNAPSTSFLNQEGSAFDFGELEEAIARQVRNDEAQAPLFTGRPAATLEMFPSWPMRFHQTPRGSSKSGGESTDSGSQVNTLTSKGEGGQLEPESPISKKASSSDHQQTFDQKHLQFQQQQQLQAQDMAISDSSRGGAVGVGASQSQSAAKPSQEKTLRRLAQNREAARKSRLRKKAYVQQLETSRIKLTQLEQDLQRARAQGLFLGGCGGGLGNISSGAAIFDMEYARWLEDDHRHMSELRTGLQAHLSDSDLRVIVDGYISHYDEIFQLKGVAAKSDVFHLITGMWTTPAERCFLWMGGFRPSELIKMLTAQLDPLTEQQFMGIYSLQQSSQQAEEALTQGLEQLHQSLVDTIAGGPVIDGMQQMAVALGKLTNLEGFVRQADNLRQQTLHQLRRILTVRQAARCFLVIGEYYGRLRALSSLWASRPRESMISDDNSCQTTTDLQMVQPSQNHFSSF
- the LOC18774208 gene encoding transcription factor TGA9 isoform X2, giving the protein MASHRVGETATGLSESGPSNHHVPYAVLHGMNAPSTSFLNQEGSAFDFGELEEAIARQVRNDEAQAPLFTGRPAATLEMFPSWPMRFHQTPRGSSKSGGESTDSGSQVNTLTSKGEGGQLEPESPISKKASSSDHQQTFDQKHLQFQQQQQLQAQDMAISDSSRGGAVGVGASQSQSAAKPSQEKRKGAGSTSENKQLDAKTLRRLAQNREAARKSRLRKKAYVQQLETSRIKLTQLEQDLQRARAQGLFLGGCGGGLGNISSGAAIFDMEYARWLEDDHRHMSELRTGLQAHLSDSDLRVIVDGYISHYDEIFQLKGVAAKSDVFHLITGMWTTPAERCFLWMGGFRPSELIKMLTAQLDPLTEQQFMGIYSLQQSSQQAEEALTQGLEQLHQSLVDTIAGGPVIDGMQQMAVALGKLTNLEGFVRQADNLRQQTLHQLRRILTVRQAARCFLVIGEYYGRLRALSSLWASRPRESMISDDNSCQTTTDLQMVQPSQNHFSSF